A section of the Nitrospira sp. genome encodes:
- a CDS encoding GAF domain-containing protein produces the protein MKVLAFSALVNALAATGLGFFVYFRDPAAARNRIYGLYCLSIAFWSIFYCGWQLTESKDLAISLLRLVMAGASLIPILYFHHTVTFLDIAARHERALKFGYALAGCFLLADTTPWLVAGVRPAMSFSFWPVPGPFFHPFLAYFLGYVVYATSLVGVALRDANGIRRHQYAYMLVASVIGYTGGATNFPLWYGVPLLPYGTVLITVYTALMAYTIVRYRLMNISVVLNKGLGYAIVLAIIVVATSIGAVLSNRATGQSTPPLLAGTLFLICAFWVLSNNPRSSSNTIFSAVCGAACLWLFGCFMLFSESREDEALIWVRVIYTGVVFLPALTYHFAQRLAWGAVQDRLIVWNYLVGGLFWGLLFTPYLVDGQYLYHWGRYPKAGVLHPWLVAYVVTGGGFTAYRLYQGYRFHLASTPLLGAQLKYTFVAMVLGFLASFDFIQNYGFSLYPVGYLLAGLSVTVVAYAIARYELMDISFVPSRPTVILSIKLMGLIPAYMMILLVIRIFTGTFHYLLAGVLFGLFVIVSSGLANLQKGVERAIGQTLFRERYDAYDTLVQFSRSLVAILELKSLTKELVQTLARVMNIKTASVYVLDKEQGAYSLTASYGFVTREVNVPPIKMESEFPRVLLRTETALVREEIEYDKADADHLGLLDMLKGLDSEVCIPLVSKERLVGFCNLGRRVNHGMYSTEELALLKTLAQHAAIAIDNALLYEDLRRSQLLMRRTDRLRSLETMAGGFAHEIRNPLTSIKTFVQLAPDRRDDVEFMEQFSQVVCEDVERIERLVHEILDYARYMTPKLTQENLNDVVSSCLYFIEVKASSKAITIQKELEADLPYVKLDRQQIKQVLLNLFINAMEAIGGEQGGRLSVRTRRLVKPGNEPWVQIEVEDSGPGIEPQDLDHIFDPFYTTKHESGEREGTGLGLTIAHQIVQEHGGYIEVLSEVGHGTKFMVNLPVNPPMAEWQAAQPAYDDGRKLAGSFLSRPHLGLHEQFGKPGSTVKART, from the coding sequence ATGAAAGTGCTCGCATTCAGCGCGCTGGTGAACGCGCTGGCTGCGACAGGACTCGGATTCTTCGTCTATTTCCGTGATCCTGCCGCCGCCCGCAACCGGATCTACGGGCTGTACTGTCTGAGCATCGCCTTCTGGAGTATTTTCTACTGCGGTTGGCAACTCACCGAATCAAAAGACCTCGCGATCAGTCTGCTGCGCCTCGTCATGGCAGGCGCTTCGCTCATTCCCATCCTGTATTTTCATCACACTGTTACGTTTCTTGATATTGCGGCGCGGCATGAGAGAGCGCTGAAGTTCGGCTATGCCCTGGCCGGATGCTTTTTGCTGGCAGATACGACGCCGTGGCTTGTCGCGGGGGTTCGCCCGGCGATGTCGTTTTCGTTCTGGCCGGTGCCCGGTCCATTTTTCCACCCGTTTCTCGCGTATTTCCTTGGATACGTCGTGTATGCCACCTCGCTTGTCGGCGTGGCCTTACGAGACGCGAACGGCATCCGGCGTCATCAGTATGCCTACATGCTGGTGGCCAGCGTCATCGGTTACACGGGTGGGGCGACGAACTTCCCGCTCTGGTACGGAGTCCCTCTCTTACCCTACGGCACGGTGTTGATCACGGTCTACACCGCGTTGATGGCCTACACCATTGTTCGGTATCGCCTGATGAACATCAGTGTCGTGCTGAACAAAGGTCTCGGCTATGCCATCGTTCTGGCGATTATCGTGGTGGCGACCTCCATCGGTGCGGTACTCAGCAACCGGGCGACCGGGCAGTCTACTCCTCCGTTGTTGGCGGGGACCTTATTTCTGATTTGCGCGTTTTGGGTGTTGAGCAACAATCCCCGCTCGTCCTCGAATACCATTTTCAGTGCCGTCTGCGGCGCGGCCTGCCTGTGGCTGTTCGGCTGTTTCATGCTGTTCTCGGAGTCGCGCGAGGATGAAGCACTGATCTGGGTGCGGGTGATTTATACGGGTGTGGTGTTTCTCCCCGCGTTGACCTATCACTTCGCGCAACGGCTGGCCTGGGGAGCGGTGCAGGACCGGCTGATTGTCTGGAATTACCTGGTCGGCGGACTCTTCTGGGGGCTGCTGTTCACGCCCTATCTGGTCGACGGCCAGTATCTCTATCACTGGGGGCGCTATCCGAAGGCCGGCGTGCTTCACCCCTGGCTGGTGGCCTACGTCGTAACGGGCGGCGGGTTCACCGCCTATCGGTTGTATCAAGGCTACCGGTTCCACCTCGCATCGACCCCGCTGCTCGGCGCCCAGCTCAAGTATACGTTTGTGGCCATGGTATTGGGGTTCCTGGCCTCGTTCGATTTTATTCAGAATTACGGCTTCAGTTTGTATCCCGTCGGGTATCTGTTGGCGGGGCTGTCGGTGACGGTCGTCGCCTATGCGATCGCCCGGTACGAGTTGATGGACATTTCATTTGTCCCGAGCCGGCCCACGGTCATTTTGTCGATCAAGTTGATGGGGCTGATCCCGGCCTACATGATGATTCTGCTGGTCATCAGAATTTTTACCGGTACGTTTCACTATTTGCTGGCCGGAGTGCTGTTCGGATTGTTTGTCATCGTCTCCAGCGGCTTGGCCAACCTCCAAAAAGGTGTGGAGCGCGCGATCGGACAAACGCTCTTTCGCGAACGATATGATGCGTACGATACCTTGGTGCAATTTTCCAGGTCGCTCGTGGCGATCCTGGAATTGAAATCCCTCACCAAGGAGTTGGTGCAAACGCTGGCCCGCGTCATGAACATCAAGACCGCGTCGGTGTATGTACTTGATAAAGAGCAGGGAGCCTACAGCCTCACCGCGTCGTATGGTTTTGTGACTCGCGAAGTGAACGTGCCGCCCATCAAGATGGAGAGTGAGTTTCCCCGAGTATTGCTTCGCACCGAGACGGCGCTGGTCCGCGAAGAAATCGAATATGATAAGGCCGATGCGGATCATCTCGGGTTGCTGGATATGCTCAAAGGCCTGGATTCTGAGGTCTGTATCCCTTTGGTCAGCAAGGAGCGGCTTGTCGGATTCTGCAACCTGGGCCGTCGCGTGAACCATGGAATGTATTCCACGGAGGAACTGGCGTTGCTCAAAACGCTGGCGCAACATGCCGCCATCGCGATCGACAACGCGCTGTTGTATGAAGACCTGCGTCGTTCTCAGTTGCTGATGCGCCGCACCGACCGGCTGCGCTCTCTCGAGACCATGGCCGGCGGGTTCGCCCATGAGATTCGAAACCCGCTGACCTCCATCAAGACGTTTGTGCAATTGGCTCCGGATCGGCGTGATGACGTGGAGTTCATGGAGCAGTTCAGTCAGGTGGTGTGTGAGGATGTGGAGCGGATCGAACGGCTGGTGCATGAAATTCTGGACTATGCCCGCTATATGACGCCGAAGTTGACGCAGGAAAACCTGAACGATGTGGTGTCGTCCTGTCTGTATTTTATTGAGGTGAAGGCGAGCAGCAAGGCCATTACGATTCAGAAGGAACTCGAAGCCGATCTGCCCTACGTCAAGCTGGACCGGCAGCAAATCAAACAGGTGTTGCTGAACCTGTTCATCAACGCCATGGAAGCGATCGGCGGAGAGCAGGGCGGCCGGCTGTCGGTGCGGACGAGACGCTTGGTCAAGCCGGGGAATGAGCCTTGGGTTCAGATCGAAGTGGAAGACAGTGGGCCGGGAATCGAACCGCAGGACCTGGATCACATCTTCGATCCGTTCTACACAACGAAACACGAAAGTGGCGAACGTGAGGGAACCGGCCTCGGCCTGACCATTGCCCACCAGATTGTCCAAGAACACGGGGGATATATCGAGGTACTTAGTGAAGTGGGGCATGGGACGAAATTCATGGTCAATCTTCCCGTGAACCCGCCCATGGCGGAATGGCAGGCTGCGCAACCTGCCTATGATGATGGCCGAAAGTTAGCCGGTTCCTTTTTGTCCAGGCCTCACCTGGGGCTTCATGAACAATTCGGCAAACCGGGATCGACCGTCAAAGCCAGAACTTGA
- a CDS encoding alpha/beta fold hydrolase codes for MQWEEPTSFGYDGVGMRALKEFHPSWLLCNPHLMTLVPRYWPRPRWKVQPVPRLFTTAPATQLLGMCHWQAVPAGAPTVLLVHGLEGSADSHYMRGMAVKAFQAGCNVIRMNQRTCGGTEHLTPTLYNSGLSDDYRAIVRELAGTDGLPRIWLVGYSMGGNLLLKAAGEIGRSEPALAGVVAVSPNIDPTPCVAALETPRNWLYHAHFLSGLKARIRRKAALFPEQWDLSALRAIKTISQFDDVYTARDAGCRNAADYYDRAGARHVLHNLSVPTLIIAAQDDPFIPAALFETPEIRSHKSITTALLRFGGHCGFFQRYTQREDRFWAENRIIEWLALQG; via the coding sequence ATGCAGTGGGAAGAACCGACGTCATTTGGGTATGATGGCGTCGGGATGCGCGCCCTGAAAGAATTCCACCCATCATGGCTGCTTTGCAATCCACACCTGATGACGCTGGTGCCACGGTATTGGCCTCGGCCCCGTTGGAAGGTGCAGCCTGTCCCGCGTTTGTTCACAACCGCACCGGCCACCCAGCTCCTGGGAATGTGTCACTGGCAAGCAGTGCCCGCCGGTGCTCCCACCGTATTGCTGGTGCATGGCCTGGAGGGTTCGGCGGACTCTCACTACATGCGAGGCATGGCGGTCAAAGCGTTCCAGGCGGGATGTAACGTCATTCGCATGAACCAACGCACCTGTGGCGGCACCGAACACCTGACGCCGACGCTGTACAACAGCGGGCTCAGCGACGACTACCGCGCCATCGTTCGAGAATTGGCAGGCACGGATGGCCTGCCGCGCATTTGGCTGGTCGGATATTCTATGGGCGGCAATTTACTCCTGAAAGCCGCGGGCGAAATCGGTCGGTCGGAACCGGCACTGGCCGGAGTCGTGGCCGTCAGCCCGAATATCGATCCAACACCATGCGTCGCCGCGCTCGAAACACCACGAAATTGGCTCTATCACGCCCACTTTCTGTCCGGCCTCAAAGCACGGATACGGCGCAAGGCCGCGCTGTTTCCGGAACAATGGGATCTCTCCGCACTACGCGCCATCAAGACCATCTCGCAATTTGATGACGTGTACACCGCTCGCGATGCAGGGTGTCGGAATGCCGCCGACTACTACGATCGCGCAGGCGCACGTCACGTCCTGCACAACCTCTCCGTGCCCACGCTCATCATTGCCGCCCAGGATGATCCGTTCATACCGGCCGCTCTGTTCGAGACGCCCGAGATCCGCAGCCACAAGTCGATCACCACAGCCCTGCTCCGCTTTGGCGGACATTGTGGATTTTTTCAGCGATACACCCAGCGGGAAGATAGATTTTGGGCGGAAAATCGAATTATCGAGTGGCTGGCGCTGCAAGGCTAA
- a CDS encoding class II aldolase/adducin family protein, whose protein sequence is MLTAIGDVMRRVYERGWITTRDGNISMRKREGKYLYITPSGWRKTIVHPEHVVRLEVIVDPASGVLIPNVRAGQQPSGELWMHWNLQRDTKKTRTVVHVHATHIVAAMYAGIDLQAMSAEFPEISRYTRVGPSVPALPALSRDLADVTAECLGIKKDGTLDFDIVGQENHGVCAVATDPWAAYEHIERLDHICEIVLKSGVAAQSIGRS, encoded by the coding sequence ATGCTGACGGCGATCGGCGATGTGATGCGGCGAGTGTATGAGCGTGGGTGGATTACGACCCGAGATGGGAACATCAGCATGCGTAAGCGGGAGGGGAAATATCTCTATATCACCCCGTCCGGATGGCGAAAGACCATTGTCCATCCGGAGCATGTCGTGCGGCTGGAGGTCATCGTCGATCCCGCCAGTGGTGTGCTCATTCCCAATGTGCGCGCCGGGCAGCAGCCTTCCGGCGAACTCTGGATGCATTGGAATCTTCAGCGAGACACGAAGAAAACGCGGACAGTTGTCCACGTCCATGCAACCCATATTGTGGCGGCCATGTATGCCGGAATTGATTTGCAGGCGATGAGCGCGGAATTTCCAGAAATTTCTCGCTACACGCGGGTCGGGCCTAGCGTACCCGCACTGCCGGCGTTGTCCCGAGATTTGGCCGACGTGACGGCGGAGTGTCTGGGAATCAAGAAAGACGGGACCTTGGATTTTGATATCGTGGGGCAGGAGAATCACGGTGTGTGTGCCGTGGCCACCGATCCCTGGGCGGCCTATGAACATATTGAGCGGTTGGATCACATCTGCGAAATCGTGTTAAAGAGCGGAGTGGCTGCGCAGTCGATCGGTCGGTCATGA